The genome window CGGATCGTCCTCGACGCCGTGACACCGACGGTCCTCGGCCGCGGCCAGCCGGTCGGCCGCGCCGAACTCGCGGATCCGGTGCTTGAGGTGCTCACCGCCTGAAGTAGTGACAAGCTAGTGACCATGCCCGCACCGCATCAGCATCCCGACCTGCACGAGTCCCGCCAGCCCACCCGGAGCCCCTCGGCCACCTTCACGGTCGGCGAGGCCGTGGAACTGGTCCACGTGGTCCGCAACGGGTTCGTCGAGTCCCGCACCATCGGTTCGGCCGTGGTGACGGCGCCGGACGGCTCGATGCTCGCCTCCCTCGGCAGCCCGGCTGCGCTGGTCTACCCGCGCTCCACGCTCAAGCCGCTGCAGGCCATCGCGTCCCTGCGGCACGGGGCCCGGATGGTCGAGGAACAGATCGCCCTGGCATGCGGGTCGCACCGCGGGACGGCCCGCCATCGCCAGACGGCCGCCACGGTCCTGTCCTACGCCGGCATGGACGAGTCCTTCCTGCAGTGCCCGCCCGCCTGGCCCGCGGATCCGGCCGGGATCATCGAGATGGCCGGGGACGCCGGCCCCGGCGGCCCCCTCCAGACCCCGCTGGCCTACAACTGCTCCGGCAAGCACGCCGGTTTCCTCTCCGCCGCCAAGCACGGCGGGCACGACGTGAGCACCTACCTGGACCTCGACCACCCCATCCAGCGTGAGGTGGCCGCCGTCCTGGAGGAGTATTGCGGCGAACCGGTGGCCCACTGGGGCGTGGACGGCTGCGGTGCACCCGCCCCCGTGTTGTCCCTCACCGGTCTGGCCCGCGGCATCGGCAGGGTCGCCGCGGCTCCGCACCGCCGCGACTCCGAGGTGCATGCCGCCTCCGTGGCCACGGCCATGCTGGAGCACCCGTGGGCGGTGCACGGCGAGACCAACACGAACACCGTGGTGATCCGCGAGCTCGGCGTGCTCGCCAAGCTCGGCGCGGACGGCGTCATGGTCATGGCCGCGCAGGACGGCACGGCGGTGGCCGTCAAGGCGCTCGACGGCGGCACGCGCGCCGGCAACCTCGTCGCCCTGGTTCTGCTGGCCCAGTTCGCCCCCTCACAGATCGACCTCGAGGCCCTGCCGGGCGTTCTGGACACCGTGGCCCCGAAGATCCTCGGCCGCGGCAAGCCCGTCGGCCGGGTCCAGCTGGCCCGCCCCGTCCTGGACCTGCTGGACTGAACGGCACGGCAACAGTCATGTCCATCAAGCGCCGCATCTCTGACGACGACGGCCGCGCCGCCCTCGAGTCCTGGTCCCGCGCCCGCTCGGCCGGAGCGAACGGGGCGGACGGGGCGGACGGGGCGGAGGGTGCTGCCGCCCTGCCCCGCAGCACCCGGGCCACCGCAGTCCGCTACACCCTGGAGGAGCTCGCCACCCGGGCCCCGGGGAACTCCGTGGAGGTCCGGGTCCCCCCGTTCGGGGTCTGCCAGTGCGTAGAGGGCCCGCGCCACACGCGCGGCACTCCCCCGAACGTCATCGAGATGGATCCGGCGACGTGGCTGGAACTGGCCACGGGGCTCACGGACTGGGAGGCCGCCGTCGGGACGGGGAAGGTACTCGCCTCCGGATCCCGCGCCGACCTGTCCGAATGGATGCCGCTGCGGCGCTGACCGGCTGCGGTTCGGCCGCTGACCACCATGCACCCGGCGTGACGCCTGTCACGGGTGTGTGCCTGGCTCAGCGGGGTGCGATGCGAACGGATGCTGCCTTGGGGCCCTCGCCCTGCATGATGGGGATCGCGAAGGCGTCGGTGGCGTTGCTGTACTTCGCCTCGTAGGCGGTGTCGATGAGGACTTCGTTCTCGGTGTCGGCGTCTTCGAAGGTGACGTCGTAGTAGAGGCCTCCGACGCGGACTCGTCCTGCCTTCTGGCTGATGGCGGCCTGGTACCAGCGCGATGCCTTCCCGTTGGCTGCGCGTACGTAGACGTTCCCATCGATGACCAGGGCCCACGTTTCGGTGGGGGTGCCATATGTGGAGCCGTCTTCACGGTACGGGGAGACATAGAAGGCCTCGTGCGCCTCGATGGCCTTGAGTTGATCGGTGGTCCAAGCAGTCATGGTGTTGTTCCTTCGGTTAGCGGTATAGGAAGGGCACGGCGGTCGTGCCGTTCCCTGTTGGGTGGGTGGGATATGGAACGGCGCAAGGCTCCGGGGAGCCCGCCCCGTGGCCGGTGGGAGTGATGCCCAGCGCTCGGGCTGGCCTTCGGCACCCGACCTGGCCGTGCTTTTCTCGCGGACTGTCCCGTTCGGTTCAGCGGTCGATCGAGGCCATGTTGGCCTCGTCGTGGCGTTCGCCCGCGGCGGGCCGGAGTGAGTCCAACCGCACCAACTGGTCTGTGGTGAGTTCGATGCCGTCGGCAGCGGTGTTCTCCTCGACACGAGAGACCCGGCGTGTGCCGGGGATCGGGGCGATGTCGGTCCCGCGGGTGAGCAACCACGCGAGGGCGGTCTGGGCGGGAGTCGCGCCGATCTCGGCGCCGATGGCCGTCACCTCGTCGACGATCGCGAGGTTGCGGCGGAAATTCTCACCCGTGAACCGGGGGTTGGTCTTGCGCCAGTCGTTGTCAGCGAAGTCCTCGACGGCGCGAATCCGCCCGGTCAGGAGGCCGTGCCCGAGCGGGGAGTAGGGGACGAACCCGATGCCGAGTTCGCGCAGCAGGGGGAGAATCTCGGCCTCCACGTCGCGGGTCCACAGCGAGTACTCGGTTTGCAGGGCGGTGATCGGTTGCACGGCGTGTGCCCGGCGGACGGTTTCCGGGGAGGCCTCGGAGAGCCCGAAATGAAGCACCTTGCCTTCGGCGATCAGGTCCGCGACGGCGTCGGCAGTCTCCTCGATCGGCGTGTTCGGGTCGACCCGGTGCTGGTAGTACAGGTCTATGTGGTCGGTGCCGAGGCGTCTGAGGGAGCCTTCGACGGCGGCCTTAATGTTCGCCGCGCTGCTGTCGAGGACGCCGGGGCCCCCACCGGTATGGGAGACGAGGCCGAACTTCGTGGCGATCCTGACCTGGTCGCGGCGGCCCGTGACGGCCCGACCGACGATCTCCTCGCTGAGGAAGGGTCCGTAGATCTCAGCGGTGTCGATGTGGGTGACCCCGAGTTCGAGCGCGCGGTGGATCGTGCGGGTCGATTCGGTGTGGTCCAGGGCGCCTTCGCTGGTGTACGTGCCGGCCATGGTCATGGCACCGAGTCCGATGCGGGAGACCTCAAGGCCTCCGAGGCGTGCTTCCTTCATGTGGTGCTTCCTGTCGGTGTGATTCTCAGGCCTGGGATGTGGGCATGGCCCACAGTTCGGCGATGGAGGATCGGCGCGGACGAGTCACCATGAAGGCGATGCTCTCGGCGATGTCCGCGGACTGCAGCGGTTCGGGGATCGCATCCGAGGAGGCCAGCTCCTCGCGGATGTTCTCGTTGTTGTGCGAGATCAGCTCGGTGTCGACCGCGCCGGGCTCGAGCACGCCGACGCGGACGTGCTTCTGGGTGACCTCTTGACGCAGGGCCTCGGTGAACCCGTTCACCCCGAACTTGGTCATGTTGTAGACGCCGAAGTTCGCCGAGGCCTCGCGGCCGGCCTGGGAGGAGATATTCACGATGTCGGCCACCTCCCGCGGCCCATCCGTTGCCGCCTTGAGCAGATGCGGCAGGGCCGCGTGCGTCATGTAGAGCAGGCCGTTCTGGTTGATGGCGATCATCCGCTCCCATTCCCCGACGTCCGCGTCCAAGACGGGGCCGAGGAGCATGAGTCCTGCGTTGTTGACCAGAATGTCGAGGTGGCCGAAGCGTTCAACGACCTCGGCGACCGCCCGCTCGGCCTGGGTGCGGTCGGCGATGTCGGCGACGACGGCGTGGGCGGTGCCGCCGGCGGCCTCTATTTCGGCCACAAGCGTGGCGAGGCGGTCCCGGCGACGGGCCACGACGGCCACGAAGGCCCCGTGCTCGGCGAGAGCGCGGGCGGTAGCGTGACCGATGCCACTACTGGCACCGGTCACGATGGCAACGGTTCCTGCGAGTTTCGACGTCAAGTGTTGGCCTTTCTTCGGTGGAATCTCTGGTGAGAAGGGGCCCCGGCCGGTTCATCGCCGGCCGGGGCCCGAGCGCCGGTCAGGCGTGGTCGATGTCCATGGAGGAGGACAGTCCGCGGTGCGCGTCGACCTGGTCCAGGAGCAAACGCGCCTTCTGCTCGACCCCGGCCACCACGTCGGCACCGGCGACGAAGCGCAGCGGCGGGGTCTCGAGCCCGGCGAGGGTGACCAGGGCGGCTCCGAGCTTGGCGGGGTCCCCGCCCTGCTGACCGTTCATGGACTTCCACGCAGTGATGGTCTGTTCCGTGCGCGGGGCGTAGTCCTCGATGGAGAGCTCGGGCCAGATGGAGGACGCGCCCTCGACGAGCAGCTCGGTACGGAAGAATCCGGGCTCGACGATGGTGGTGTGAATCCCGAAGGGATCCAGGTCGTACCGGAGAGACTCCATCCAGCCCTCAAGGGCGAACTTGGAGGCCGCGTAGGCAGCGCAGAACTCCTGGCCGATGATGCCGGCCGCGGAAGTGATGGTGATGACGTGGCCGCTGCGCTGGGCGCGCATGAACGGCAGGATCGCGCGGGAGACGTTCAGCGGGCCGAAGAAGTTGGTCTCCATCTGCCGGCGGAACTGCTCGTCGCTGATCTCCTCGAAATATCCGGCGTAGAAGTTCCCCGCGTTGTTCACCAGGACGTCGATGCTGCCGAAGTGTTCCACGGCCGCCTCGGCAGCGGAGAGCGCGGCGGAGGCGTCGGTGACGTCCAGCGAGAGGGCGAGGAGTTTCTCGTGCTCCCCGAGAGCCTGGGCGACCTTGGCGGCGTCACGTGCGGTGGCGACGACCGAGTGGCCGGCATCGAGGGCGGCCTTGGCCAAGTCGACGCCCATGCCGCGGGCTGCTCCGGTGATGAACCAGACGTTGTTGCTCATGAGGTGGGTACCTTTCCAGTAGCGATGCCGGCCCGTTTCGGCCGGCGACTGCAACCAGTCAACCCGGCTACGCCGGGGGTAGGGAGACCCTGTCTAGAGGGTCACTGAGAGGGCCCCTTTGGGTGGTTTTCGGCGGCGTACATTGTTGGGCATGGACAGCAGTAACGACATCCGCGAATTCCTCATCTCGCGCAGGGCCAAGCTCACGCCGCAGGAAGCCGGCTTGCCTGACTACG of Citricoccus sp. K5 contains these proteins:
- a CDS encoding SDR family NAD(P)-dependent oxidoreductase, whose protein sequence is MSNNVWFITGAARGMGVDLAKAALDAGHSVVATARDAAKVAQALGEHEKLLALSLDVTDASAALSAAEAAVEHFGSIDVLVNNAGNFYAGYFEEISDEQFRRQMETNFFGPLNVSRAILPFMRAQRSGHVITITSAAGIIGQEFCAAYAASKFALEGWMESLRYDLDPFGIHTTIVEPGFFRTELLVEGASSIWPELSIEDYAPRTEQTITAWKSMNGQQGGDPAKLGAALVTLAGLETPPLRFVAGADVVAGVEQKARLLLDQVDAHRGLSSSMDIDHA
- a CDS encoding asparaginase, with the translated sequence MPAPHQHPDLHESRQPTRSPSATFTVGEAVELVHVVRNGFVESRTIGSAVVTAPDGSMLASLGSPAALVYPRSTLKPLQAIASLRHGARMVEEQIALACGSHRGTARHRQTAATVLSYAGMDESFLQCPPAWPADPAGIIEMAGDAGPGGPLQTPLAYNCSGKHAGFLSAAKHGGHDVSTYLDLDHPIQREVAAVLEEYCGEPVAHWGVDGCGAPAPVLSLTGLARGIGRVAAAPHRRDSEVHAASVATAMLEHPWAVHGETNTNTVVIRELGVLAKLGADGVMVMAAQDGTAVAVKALDGGTRAGNLVALVLLAQFAPSQIDLEALPGVLDTVAPKILGRGKPVGRVQLARPVLDLLD
- a CDS encoding aldo/keto reductase, which produces MKEARLGGLEVSRIGLGAMTMAGTYTSEGALDHTESTRTIHRALELGVTHIDTAEIYGPFLSEEIVGRAVTGRRDQVRIATKFGLVSHTGGGPGVLDSSAANIKAAVEGSLRRLGTDHIDLYYQHRVDPNTPIEETADAVADLIAEGKVLHFGLSEASPETVRRAHAVQPITALQTEYSLWTRDVEAEILPLLRELGIGFVPYSPLGHGLLTGRIRAVEDFADNDWRKTNPRFTGENFRRNLAIVDEVTAIGAEIGATPAQTALAWLLTRGTDIAPIPGTRRVSRVEENTAADGIELTTDQLVRLDSLRPAAGERHDEANMASIDR
- a CDS encoding sterol carrier family protein — protein: MSIKRRISDDDGRAALESWSRARSAGANGADGADGAEGAAALPRSTRATAVRYTLEELATRAPGNSVEVRVPPFGVCQCVEGPRHTRGTPPNVIEMDPATWLELATGLTDWEAAVGTGKVLASGSRADLSEWMPLRR
- a CDS encoding SDR family NAD(P)-dependent oxidoreductase, translated to MTSKLAGTVAIVTGASSGIGHATARALAEHGAFVAVVARRRDRLATLVAEIEAAGGTAHAVVADIADRTQAERAVAEVVERFGHLDILVNNAGLMLLGPVLDADVGEWERMIAINQNGLLYMTHAALPHLLKAATDGPREVADIVNISSQAGREASANFGVYNMTKFGVNGFTEALRQEVTQKHVRVGVLEPGAVDTELISHNNENIREELASSDAIPEPLQSADIAESIAFMVTRPRRSSIAELWAMPTSQA
- a CDS encoding DUF2255 family protein — its product is MTAWTTDQLKAIEAHEAFYVSPYREDGSTYGTPTETWALVIDGNVYVRAANGKASRWYQAAISQKAGRVRVGGLYYDVTFEDADTENEVLIDTAYEAKYSNATDAFAIPIMQGEGPKAASVRIAPR